The genomic region GGCTTTGAAAGGAAGGAGGAGCTCTCAaacatggggagggaggggggtcgcTCGCAACCAACACCCCTGGCTGCAAGAGACATTGTTCTTCATGGGATGGCTCCTTCTGCTTCATTTGGTCCCATTTTCCTATCAGTTTTGGCTGGGCTCCGTCCGCTCAAGTTCCCAGCCCTACTTTGCACAAAGATCAATACATCAGACCGGTGGGATTGGTGCCCTGCTCGGGAAGAAATGCCAGGGCATCTGTGCCGTGCGCCAGCGTTCCTTTCCCGGATCAGTCTGCAAGATCAAGGCGCCTCTTATTCCCCTCCTGCCCATCCAGAGTAGCACAACAGGGCACGCTACCCACAGCCCAGACTGCCGGTCTCTCCACTTAATTGTTTTCCGATCGTGCCAGCCAGGGAGAAATATCTCTGGGTTATTAACCGTGTATTGACATGCAACCCAGAACTGCCTTTGCCTCCACATCAGGCTCACTGGAAGGTGGCCAGCTTTTCGGCCAGCCGCTGCTCTTCTGCCTTTAGCAGCTGCCAAAATGCACAGACATGAAtaggtgagcttgcttctgctATTCTCTGTGCTGTGAAGAGTTTCGCTGGTCCATTGCTCCGTGTCAAGCGGTTGCTAAAGATACAAGAGCAAGCCAGGCTGTTTTTTTGTCCTCGTGTCCAGTGGGGAGTCCTAAGTGGGGTATCTACGCTTCACAGGAGAGTGACAAGAGACCTTTCCTAACAAACGTTTCCCTGTCCCAAGGGAATCCTATCCTCACCCAAAACTAATCCAATCCTAATCCAATTCTCTTTAACTCTACCTTCTTCACATGAAATCACCTCGTACTATCAAtgtcagagtggtgtagtggttaagagcaggtggattctaatctggagaactgggtttgattccccgctcctccacctgagtggcagaggcttatctggtgaaccagatgcgtttctgcactcctacattcctgctgggtgaccttgggctagtcacagaactttctcagccccacctacctcataaggtgtctgttgtggggagaggaaaggaaaggcgtttgtaggtcaccttgagtctccttataggagagaaaggtggggcataaatccaaaattcttctactctggctggcagctgccaCCTGGGGTCTTTCATGTCACTTTTTCACGAGGATGGTATGATTTGAACGTGGAACCTCTTGCATGTGAAGCAGAAGCTCTACCACTAAACCGTGGCCTCTTCCTCTGCTGCAACTCACCTAAAGCTCCATGTTGAATGTTTTCATTCCCATCCCAGCATCCCCTTCTGCATTCTTCACCCCACTGAAGAAGATGCAAGTTATGTTTGTCTCTGCTCATGCTGTGTTATTGGCTACGTGGCTTTGTTTTGCATAGTTTGAGCCtctgggaaaaaaacagtttatGAGAAATTGCTTCTGAATCTCTGCAGCTATCTTTGCGAAGGGAGGAAGGATCGAGAAGAGTGAGAGAACTTTGCGCTTCGCTTTAATCTCAGTGACCCAAGAATCGAACGCAATGGCTTCCAGGGAAGATTTTGCTGGACTGCAGCATCTTTGGGATTAAAGACCTTGGACTTGCTCACTCATCGTCTAATCCAAAACAGAACACCGGACGTCCCTTGGCTGACATCCATAGCTATGACTGGAAAGATGGCATCTAGTCTTACCTGTACGGGAGTGATCTGGGCCTTTTGTTCCTTCCTGTGTGCCGGTGTTTCTTGCGTGGGGTTCTTCATGCCTTACTGGCTACTGGGATCTCAGCTGGAGAAATCAGTGTCGTTTGGCACTTTCCGGAGGTGCTCTTACCCAGTACGAGATGAGAGCCGCCAGATCACTGTGATGGTGGAGCAGTGTGGACGCTATGCATCCTTCCAAGCCATTCCAAGCGTGGAGTGGAGGATCTGCACTGTGGTGACGGGGCTGGGTTGCGGCCTTCTCCTTCTGGTGGCCCTGACTGCACTCATGGGCTGCTGTGTGTCCGAGCTCATCTCCAGAGCTGTGGGCAGGGTTGCTGGAGGCATCCAATTCCTGGGAGGTGAGTAACTGCAAACTTTTGACCTCAGAAGCCACTTCCTGCCATTCTGGATACACAATCCTTCTGTTGTTCTTTTTACACTTGCTGAgtcgttgggtttttttttttgagaatctaGCTGTATTCTCATGTTATATTTTTGGCTCGATCTTGCACTTTCTGCATGTTAGGAATATATTTAGGGAGAAAAAGaacagtggggggaaaaagactCTTTGCACcgagaaatcaaatcaaatacctttaacggcatataaatagaaagaaagaaaaatatcacATAACCTTCCAGTTAACACAGTTTAGAATGACTTAAAATGACactgtttaaaaatttagccacagcTTCCAACACCACGTAGCAATGACTGTTTAGAAGAAACATAACCTTCTGTTTACCAgttgtcccttccctttcacaCAAGAGGGAGGGTTATATACTTCTCCTTTTCTGGAACATA from Sphaerodactylus townsendi isolate TG3544 linkage group LG01, MPM_Stown_v2.3, whole genome shotgun sequence harbors:
- the LHFPL6 gene encoding LHFPL tetraspan subfamily member 6 protein, with the protein product MTGKMASSLTCTGVIWAFCSFLCAGVSCVGFFMPYWLLGSQLEKSVSFGTFRRCSYPVRDESRQITVMVEQCGRYASFQAIPSVEWRICTVVTGLGCGLLLLVALTALMGCCVSELISRAVGRVAGGIQFLGGLLIGSGCALYPLGWDSEEVKQTCGNLSNQFELGTCEIGWAYYCTGGGAAAAMLICTWLACFSGKKQKQYPY